From Spiroplasma monobiae MQ-1, a single genomic window includes:
- the greA gene encoding transcription elongation factor GreA, with translation MTDKDIILTAEGLQELKDELAHLINNIRPQVIQELVEARAQGDLSENADYDAARNRQAEVEARIKEVEAMLSKAKIIEDTNSKNKEVKIGSQVTFTSQKTKKDMSVKIVGAIEADPFENKISNESPLAKAMMGKVVGDSVEVRELKEPYKITIKEIK, from the coding sequence ATGACAGATAAAGATATTATTTTAACAGCTGAAGGGCTACAAGAATTAAAAGATGAATTAGCACATTTGATAAATAACATTCGTCCGCAAGTTATTCAAGAACTTGTTGAGGCTCGTGCACAAGGTGATCTATCAGAAAATGCTGATTATGATGCAGCAAGAAACAGACAAGCAGAAGTTGAAGCTAGAATTAAAGAAGTTGAAGCAATGCTTTCTAAAGCAAAAATTATTGAGGACACTAACTCAAAAAACAAAGAAGTAAAAATTGGAAGCCAAGTTACATTTACAAGTCAAAAAACTAAAAAAGACATGAGTGTAAAAATTGTTGGTGCTATTGAAGCTGACCCATTTGAAAACAAAATCTCAAACGAATCACCATTAGCAAAAGCTATGATGGGAAAAGTTGTTGGAGATTCAGTTGAAGTTAGAGAACTTAAAGAACCTTACAAAATAACAATTAAAGAAATTAAATAA
- the rsmI gene encoding 16S rRNA (cytidine(1402)-2'-O)-methyltransferase produces the protein MLKIQSTFKNELPTIYLVGTPIGNLDDISKRAIEVFEKADVVYCEDTRVSFKLFEKLNLSKKLKTLHKFNEYSISESFIEDINKYSNIAVISDAGVPCISDPGAIVIKQVLESDVEVNITSVNCGPAYVHAIAASGFVSRRNLFLGFLDKKNIEKDIKKVIDKQKNEEVIISFYESVHRIQATINQLSLILNEDTKVVIARELTKINEEYLRGTVKEVSDYINSNLLTLKGEFCVVIDSWFESNNGSEIDMDKIISEVEKLIKENISKKDAIKTISKKYNVNKNDLTKYFYK, from the coding sequence ATGCTAAAAATACAAAGCACATTTAAAAATGAGTTACCTACAATTTATTTAGTTGGAACCCCGATAGGGAACCTTGATGATATATCAAAAAGAGCTATAGAAGTTTTTGAAAAAGCAGATGTCGTATATTGTGAAGATACTAGAGTTAGTTTCAAATTATTTGAAAAACTTAATTTAAGCAAAAAACTAAAAACTTTACACAAGTTTAATGAATACTCTATAAGCGAAAGTTTTATAGAAGATATAAATAAATATAGCAATATTGCTGTTATAAGTGATGCTGGAGTTCCTTGTATAAGTGATCCTGGAGCAATTGTTATAAAACAAGTTTTAGAATCAGATGTTGAAGTTAATATAACTTCAGTAAATTGCGGTCCTGCATATGTACATGCTATAGCGGCATCAGGTTTTGTTTCTAGAAGAAATCTTTTTTTAGGGTTTTTAGATAAAAAAAATATTGAAAAAGATATCAAAAAAGTTATAGACAAACAAAAAAATGAAGAAGTTATAATATCTTTTTATGAATCTGTACATAGAATTCAAGCTACTATAAATCAACTTTCATTAATTTTAAATGAAGATACAAAAGTTGTTATTGCAAGAGAATTAACTAAAATAAACGAAGAATATCTAAGAGGTACTGTTAAAGAGGTGAGTGATTATATAAACTCTAATCTTTTAACTCTAAAAGGAGAGTTCTGTGTAGTTATTGATTCTTGGTTTGAATCAAATAACGGCTCTGAAATTGATATGGATAAAATAATATCTGAAGTTGAAAAACTAATTAAAGAAAATATAAGCAAAAAAGATGCTATAAAAACTATATCTAAAAAATATAATGTAAACAAAAATGACTTAACAAAATATTTTTATAAATAA
- a CDS encoding ribosomal-processing cysteine protease Prp, with protein MVKAKIVEKYNKVNSFVIKGHANSGEYGHDLVCAAITGIVGGALNAFDIKFNENVNINVTENEIKIEVIKEDELLDSLINFMIIQLETIQVQYPKNFKIERMI; from the coding sequence ATGGTAAAAGCTAAGATTGTTGAAAAATACAATAAAGTAAATTCATTTGTAATAAAAGGACACGCAAATAGTGGTGAATATGGTCATGATCTTGTGTGTGCAGCTATTACAGGGATAGTGGGCGGAGCATTAAATGCATTTGATATTAAATTTAATGAAAATGTAAACATTAATGTTACTGAAAATGAAATAAAAATTGAAGTTATCAAAGAAGATGAATTACTAGATTCTTTAATTAATTTTATGATTATTCAGTTAGAAACTATTCAGGTGCAATATCCAAAGAATTTTAAAATAGAAAGGATGATTTAA
- a CDS encoding MBL fold metallo-hydrolase codes for MKKELKTFKYASMNEANSYLLINKENKKAILIDGGYQQETILAYLINYNLELTDILITHFHHDHTVGLDKLAIKTKAIIHIHEKDYPFLLDKRINGSQYGHNINFEDGSIKYDLFNDLKEIVLNNFEIQIIPKGGHSKGTTFYQVDKEHLFIGDTLFINGFGYHKKMFQNSEHPLKLMFELTCDDKIFFESIKSIGKEYFNYKLYPGHWESGFKLVDITKQEDHPYNKL; via the coding sequence GTGAAAAAAGAACTTAAAACATTCAAATACGCTTCTATGAATGAAGCTAATTCATACTTGTTAATTAATAAAGAAAATAAAAAGGCAATTCTTATTGATGGTGGTTACCAACAAGAGACAATATTAGCTTATTTAATAAACTACAACTTGGAATTAACAGACATACTTATAACGCATTTTCATCACGATCATACTGTTGGTTTAGATAAACTGGCAATTAAAACAAAAGCGATTATACATATACATGAAAAAGATTATCCATTTTTATTGGACAAAAGAATTAATGGGAGTCAATATGGACACAATATTAATTTTGAAGACGGTTCAATAAAGTATGATTTATTTAATGATTTAAAAGAAATTGTACTAAATAATTTTGAAATACAAATAATACCAAAAGGTGGTCATTCAAAAGGAACTACTTTTTATCAAGTAGATAAAGAACATTTGTTTATTGGAGATACATTATTCATTAATGGATTTGGATATCACAAAAAAATGTTTCAAAATAGTGAACACCCTTTAAAATTAATGTTTGAGTTAACTTGTGATGATAAAATATTCTTTGAGTCAATAAAATCTATTGGTAAAGAATATTTTAATTATAAGCTTTATCCAGGGCATTGAGAATCTGGATTTAAATTGGTAGATATCACAAAACAAGAAGATCATCCTTATAATAAACTTTAA
- the uvrC gene encoding excinuclease ABC subunit UvrC: MENIVKNLPEKPGCYLYKNKDNKIIYVGKAKNLKKRVSSYFNKAHNFKTTQLVRDIVDIETIVTDNEKESLILEQNLIKKYRPRYNIVLNDDKKYPYIAITKEKDPVYVYTRNFDNKNQISFGPLPDGTSARNILKTLERIYPLRRCKGNLGKPCIHFHIDQCSGACFREVDPKFYDDQINNVKNFFNRTNEDFKNKLEEKMFIASDNLQFEEAQRIKDIISHLNFSVTEQFVDFNDNLNRDVFNFFETEEYIAYVVLFYRSGKLILKDQIIVKNKSQDPKALFENFIMQIYAKNMLPDFIVIPKELENTSLKLLFKDKITYGNDEGNLKVLELAKNNAKEFIRQEEMYKSQKSISKEELLDKLQKTLKLPKYPYHIEMFDVANILDEFVTGAMVVFKGGQPSFNDFRKYNIIIDEKGDFQRMQNMIYRRYQKDLNQEINLPDLIIMDGGKIQVHAAKSQLELLDLDIPIIGLVKNDKHKTEYILDTNEQEIRLDKSSEEFKFLELVQNRVHNYAISSFRKKQAKSFSKDDLSSIKGIGEKMIIKINHSYPSRNDFYNASHEEIKKIVKKDEIVLAIKELKNKLEIKK, encoded by the coding sequence ATGGAAAACATAGTTAAAAATTTACCAGAAAAACCTGGATGTTACTTATATAAAAATAAAGACAATAAAATTATCTATGTTGGTAAAGCTAAAAATCTCAAAAAAAGAGTTTCAAGTTATTTTAATAAAGCTCATAACTTTAAAACAACACAACTTGTCAGAGATATTGTTGATATTGAAACGATAGTTACAGATAACGAAAAAGAATCTCTAATATTAGAGCAAAACTTAATTAAAAAGTATAGACCAAGATATAATATTGTGTTAAATGATGATAAAAAGTATCCTTATATTGCAATAACAAAAGAAAAAGACCCTGTCTATGTTTATACAAGAAATTTTGATAATAAAAATCAAATATCTTTTGGACCATTACCAGATGGCACAAGCGCAAGAAATATATTAAAAACATTAGAGAGAATTTATCCCTTAAGAAGATGTAAAGGTAACTTAGGTAAACCTTGTATTCATTTTCATATAGATCAATGTTCGGGTGCTTGTTTTCGAGAAGTTGACCCAAAATTCTATGATGACCAAATTAATAATGTTAAGAATTTTTTCAATAGAACAAATGAAGACTTCAAAAATAAGTTGGAAGAGAAGATGTTTATAGCATCTGACAATCTTCAATTTGAGGAAGCTCAAAGAATAAAAGACATTATAAGTCATCTAAACTTTTCTGTGACCGAGCAATTTGTAGACTTTAACGATAATCTGAACAGAGATGTATTTAACTTTTTTGAAACAGAAGAATATATTGCATATGTTGTTTTATTCTATAGGAGTGGAAAACTTATATTAAAAGATCAAATTATAGTAAAAAATAAGTCTCAAGATCCAAAAGCTTTGTTTGAAAATTTTATTATGCAAATATATGCAAAGAACATGCTTCCTGATTTTATTGTTATTCCTAAAGAATTAGAAAATACAAGTTTGAAACTTTTATTTAAAGACAAAATAACTTATGGGAATGACGAAGGAAATTTAAAGGTTCTAGAACTGGCAAAAAATAATGCAAAAGAATTTATTAGACAAGAAGAAATGTATAAAAGTCAAAAATCAATTAGTAAGGAAGAATTACTAGATAAGTTACAAAAAACTCTTAAGCTTCCAAAATATCCATATCATATTGAAATGTTTGACGTAGCAAATATATTGGATGAATTTGTAACTGGAGCAATGGTTGTGTTTAAGGGTGGTCAACCTAGCTTTAATGATTTTAGAAAATACAATATCATAATAGATGAAAAAGGTGATTTTCAAAGAATGCAAAACATGATATATAGAAGATATCAAAAAGATTTAAATCAAGAAATTAATTTACCGGACTTGATTATTATGGATGGGGGTAAAATTCAAGTGCATGCTGCAAAATCACAATTAGAATTATTAGATTTGGATATACCAATTATTGGTTTAGTAAAAAATGATAAGCATAAAACAGAGTATATATTAGACACTAATGAACAAGAAATTAGATTAGATAAAAGTTCTGAAGAGTTTAAATTTTTAGAATTGGTACAAAATAGAGTTCATAACTATGCAATATCAAGTTTTAGAAAAAAACAAGCAAAATCATTTTCTAAAGATGATCTTTCTTCAATAAAAGGAATTGGAGAGAAAATGATAATAAAAATAAATCATTCATATCCTTCTAGAAATGACTTTTATAACGCTAGCCATGAGGAAATTAAAAAAATAGTAAAGAAAGATGAAATAGTTCTTGCAATCAAAGAGTTGAAAAACAAATTAGAAATCAAAAAATAG
- a CDS encoding J domain-containing protein: protein MLLILSLGLTFIILIFIIFYLLKIFKNKNNKSDNKNIKKDLEDFKKVYQNQSNKKVRIEDVGVVETFNRFPFLSEFNEVFKKFPSETLINSLKHTQKSFYEYWANKEFDFFVIFEKLSKEKLVIFGSESLIKIYNEFCISIFNLYKETFINSVIPATISKFENEVYKLMNPEFLNDFVDSKFLEFCEGIDNIISTIEKEMYLGKNGRQKTEQQNFDDREKEEKLSKAYRVLEVSPLETDDKIRKSYLRLAKIYHPDKNDKDYAKQKMSEINDAYDTVVNDRKKN from the coding sequence TTGTTACTAATATTAAGTTTAGGGTTAACTTTTATTATTCTTATATTTATAATATTTTACTTATTAAAAATATTTAAGAATAAAAACAATAAAAGTGATAATAAAAATATAAAAAAGGATTTAGAGGATTTCAAAAAAGTATATCAAAATCAATCAAACAAGAAAGTTAGAATTGAAGATGTTGGTGTTGTTGAAACATTCAATAGATTTCCATTTTTGAGTGAATTTAATGAAGTTTTTAAAAAATTTCCAAGTGAAACTTTGATTAATTCTTTAAAACATACTCAAAAAAGTTTTTACGAGTATTGAGCCAATAAAGAGTTTGATTTCTTTGTTATTTTTGAAAAACTCTCAAAAGAAAAATTAGTTATTTTTGGATCTGAGAGTTTAATAAAGATTTACAATGAATTTTGTATAAGCATATTCAATTTATATAAAGAAACTTTTATAAATTCTGTAATACCAGCAACAATTTCTAAATTTGAAAATGAAGTTTATAAGTTAATGAATCCAGAATTTTTAAATGATTTTGTGGATTCAAAATTTCTTGAGTTTTGTGAGGGTATTGATAATATAATATCAACAATAGAAAAAGAAATGTATCTTGGTAAAAACGGTCGTCAAAAAACAGAACAACAAAATTTTGATGATAGAGAAAAAGAAGAAAAGTTAAGCAAAGCATATAGGGTGTTGGAAGTATCGCCATTGGAAACTGATGATAAAATTAGAAAATCTTATTTAAGATTAGCAAAAATTTATCACCCAGATAAAAATGATAAAGATTATGCAAAACAAAAGATGTCAGAAATTAATGATGCTTATGACACTGTTGTTAATGATAGAAAGAAAAATTAG
- the rpmA gene encoding 50S ribosomal protein L27, protein MRFLLGLQYFASKKGVGSTKNGRDSESKRLGAKKADGQFANAGSIIFRQRGTKIHPGANVGRGGDDTLFALVSGIVKYQRFGKNRTRAVVIPQESK, encoded by the coding sequence ATGCGTTTCTTATTAGGATTACAATATTTTGCTTCTAAAAAGGGAGTTGGGTCAACTAAAAACGGGCGTGACTCAGAATCAAAACGTTTAGGAGCTAAAAAAGCAGATGGACAATTTGCTAATGCGGGTTCAATTATTTTCAGACAAAGAGGAACAAAAATCCATCCAGGTGCAAATGTTGGACGTGGTGGAGATGATACACTATTTGCTTTAGTATCAGGTATAGTGAAATACCAAAGATTTGGTAAAAACAGAACTAGAGCTGTAGTTATTCCACAAGAATCTAAATAA
- a CDS encoding Sapep family Mn(2+)-dependent dipeptidase, with protein MNVEKEILLGQYFDQALEETKKIVAIPSYRRDLTYGAPVHEDTKKVLDHCVELLNTFGFKTFIAPDYRYGYADYGDGDKLFGIICHLDVVPAGNIDEWETNPFEPIIKDGKLIGRGTFDDKGPTMMNIFAFKYLIDNGFEPDYKIRFIFGTSEETNWECMEAYVKNEQLCDLGYVPDGHFPVVYAEKWIADVDLIGNFDSEFELSGGEVYNAVNDIVKYKGPKQNEIASWLKENSIESYESDGYLFVKGVSAHGSLPFKGVSASTWLLKAIHENGIYHPLSSFVSEYAHLNFDMKEIFGDLSDETGDLTACNGIVSVSKTDYRFTINFRIPCTKDPKKDVVEVLEKFVNEKGLKMKLSSIEDRVYFPKDSDVVKNIMEVYKEVTGDLKAEPIAIGGGTFAKSMPNMIAFGAEFDLNDSTMHAYNEYVKIDDLKKMMEIYAKSLVKLTKFK; from the coding sequence ATGAATGTAGAAAAAGAAATCTTGCTTGGTCAATATTTTGATCAAGCTTTAGAAGAAACAAAAAAAATAGTAGCAATCCCTTCATATAGAAGAGATTTGACTTATGGAGCACCAGTTCATGAAGATACAAAAAAAGTTCTTGATCATTGTGTTGAACTTTTAAATACATTTGGATTTAAAACTTTTATAGCACCAGATTATAGATATGGATATGCGGATTACGGTGATGGTGATAAATTATTTGGAATTATTTGTCACTTGGATGTGGTTCCTGCTGGAAATATTGATGAATGGGAAACAAATCCTTTTGAACCAATTATTAAAGATGGTAAATTAATTGGAAGAGGAACTTTTGATGATAAAGGTCCAACAATGATGAATATATTTGCTTTTAAATATTTAATTGATAATGGTTTTGAACCAGATTATAAAATTCGCTTCATATTTGGTACAAGTGAAGAAACAAATTGAGAGTGTATGGAAGCTTATGTTAAAAATGAGCAATTATGTGATTTGGGATATGTCCCTGATGGTCATTTTCCTGTTGTATATGCAGAAAAATGAATTGCAGATGTTGATTTAATTGGCAATTTTGATTCAGAGTTCGAATTGAGCGGTGGAGAAGTATACAATGCTGTAAATGACATTGTTAAATATAAAGGGCCAAAACAAAATGAAATAGCATCTTGATTAAAAGAAAATTCAATTGAATCTTATGAGAGCGATGGATACCTTTTTGTAAAAGGGGTTTCAGCTCATGGTAGTTTGCCATTTAAAGGAGTTTCAGCTTCTACTTGATTGTTAAAAGCAATCCATGAAAATGGTATATATCACCCTTTAAGTAGTTTTGTTTCAGAATATGCTCATTTAAATTTTGATATGAAAGAAATTTTTGGAGATTTATCTGATGAAACAGGTGATTTAACTGCATGTAATGGTATTGTGAGTGTTTCAAAAACAGATTACAGATTCACAATAAACTTTAGAATTCCTTGTACAAAAGACCCTAAAAAAGATGTTGTTGAGGTTTTGGAAAAATTTGTAAATGAAAAAGGACTTAAAATGAAATTATCTTCAATAGAAGATAGGGTTTATTTTCCTAAAGACAGTGATGTTGTTAAAAACATTATGGAAGTTTATAAAGAAGTCACTGGTGATTTAAAAGCAGAACCAATTGCAATTGGTGGAGGGACTTTTGCTAAATCTATGCCAAACATGATTGCGTTTGGGGCAGAATTTGATTTAAATGACTCTACAATGCATGCTTATAATGAATATGTAAAAATTGATGACTTGAAAAAAATGATGGAAATTTATGCAAAATCTTTAGTGAAATTAACTAAATTTAAATAG
- a CDS encoding DNA translocase FtsK → MNNFNGLNNENDNDRTKAFTIQKKQRKSDSVSWIVGALLLFFLNLMSLGRITIIGQFIDDVIFNLPFGWFKYFLYLLFFMIDFAIYFGIKFKPKKRFLAMVILTWIVLCWIISSILFIVAFHTKTESFQIEKIWSTSILKDSVGSYISNWKANSMFEKNSGSIWIADPSTYFTFWSGGGLIGTVLAGIGAYTSIYFGLIIALSFFIIDMVWIFTGDPFYFLKPKGKRRGKRLRILSLKSFAYSNTNQNYKSKKPKRTKSIFNLINVEDEDTFDERMIISSVKESDFTIELPSFNRHNERNIYEEVHTDFYNDDFANINLEDYNPNQNYKDEFIIKPVQSMNRVVDFNLDKIREEAKMRAESSIKEEPIYSPNYDEEYDYNLPLPSESKYGQVSTEQARERLAKETNITPFGANGKTQELLNSRIKKDSKKEVAPEGQITLDYFINETKKEKEEAKKAMEDYSDYTSPMQENLARNILFPSSGYQARNNYNHTMEVNTKKAVEKEQYVNDLYELPSANILKDQEVNQQYQEEVKAAANKKAEIINETFRQFGVKASVTNMSIGPTVVKFEVQPEPGTKVNSVTSLENDLKLALASQNVRIESPIPGKAAVGIEIPNDKPEIVPMKSVLNGAPPLKMGNKLFMAIGKTVTGENLFAELDKMPHLLVAGSTGSGKSVMINGIISSILMRAKPHEVKFLMIDPKKVELSVYSSIPHLLAPVISDMNIANNALKKVINEMERRYALFTTHGVKNIADFNKRQENSSTRLPYYVVIIDELADLMMTSNKKDVEDSIMRLTQLARASGIHLIVATQRPSTDVITGVIKSNIPVRIAFSVTSAIDSRTILDASGAEKLIGKGDLLYTPPGSSSLIRAQGAYISDEEIENLVRHCSSQQQQIFEAEFMKQDEDNRSIESGASSDPLFEEIKEFIIKTKGASTSSIQRRFNVGYNRAARIIDEFEMLGFIGPQNGSKPREVYITNEDIE, encoded by the coding sequence ATGAATAATTTTAATGGGCTAAACAATGAAAATGATAACGATCGCACAAAAGCCTTTACTATACAAAAGAAGCAAAGAAAATCAGATTCTGTTTCTTGAATAGTAGGGGCGCTATTATTATTCTTCTTAAATTTAATGTCATTAGGAAGAATTACAATCATCGGACAATTTATAGACGATGTAATTTTTAATTTACCATTTGGTTGATTTAAGTACTTTTTATATTTGTTATTCTTTATGATTGATTTTGCAATATACTTTGGAATTAAATTTAAACCTAAGAAAAGATTTTTAGCTATGGTTATTTTAACTTGAATAGTTTTATGCTGAATAATATCTTCAATATTATTCATTGTTGCATTTCATACAAAAACAGAATCATTTCAAATAGAAAAAATATGATCAACTTCTATACTTAAAGATTCTGTTGGTTCATATATTTCTAATTGAAAGGCAAACTCTATGTTTGAAAAGAATAGTGGAAGTATTTGAATAGCTGACCCATCAACTTACTTCACTTTTTGATCTGGTGGAGGATTAATTGGTACTGTTCTTGCTGGGATTGGTGCATACACTTCAATTTACTTTGGGTTAATCATTGCTCTGTCATTTTTTATAATAGATATGGTTTGAATTTTTACAGGAGATCCCTTCTATTTCTTAAAACCTAAAGGAAAACGAAGAGGTAAAAGATTAAGAATTCTTTCTTTGAAAAGTTTTGCCTATTCAAATACGAATCAAAATTATAAATCTAAAAAACCCAAAAGAACTAAAAGCATTTTCAACTTGATTAACGTTGAAGATGAAGATACTTTTGATGAAAGAATGATTATTTCTTCTGTTAAAGAATCAGACTTTACAATAGAATTACCAAGTTTCAATAGGCATAACGAAAGAAATATATATGAAGAAGTACACACTGATTTCTATAATGATGACTTTGCTAATATAAACTTGGAAGACTATAATCCAAATCAAAACTATAAAGATGAATTTATCATTAAACCTGTTCAAAGCATGAATAGAGTGGTTGATTTTAATTTAGATAAAATTAGAGAAGAAGCAAAAATGCGCGCCGAATCTTCAATAAAAGAAGAACCGATTTATTCTCCTAATTATGATGAAGAATATGATTATAATTTGCCACTTCCATCAGAATCAAAATATGGTCAAGTTTCTACAGAACAAGCCAGAGAAAGATTGGCTAAAGAAACAAACATTACACCATTTGGTGCAAATGGTAAAACTCAAGAACTTTTAAATTCAAGAATTAAAAAAGATTCTAAAAAAGAAGTTGCTCCTGAAGGTCAAATAACTTTAGACTACTTTATAAATGAAACTAAAAAGGAAAAAGAAGAAGCTAAAAAAGCAATGGAGGATTACAGTGACTACACTTCTCCAATGCAAGAAAATCTAGCAAGAAATATATTATTCCCATCTTCAGGTTACCAAGCGAGAAATAATTACAACCATACAATGGAAGTAAATACTAAAAAGGCTGTTGAAAAAGAACAATATGTAAATGACCTATATGAATTACCATCAGCTAACATATTAAAGGATCAAGAAGTTAATCAACAATATCAAGAAGAAGTTAAAGCTGCTGCAAATAAAAAGGCAGAAATAATCAATGAGACATTTAGACAATTTGGTGTTAAAGCAAGTGTTACAAACATGAGTATTGGACCAACTGTTGTTAAATTTGAAGTTCAACCTGAACCAGGAACAAAAGTTAATAGTGTAACTTCACTTGAAAATGATTTAAAATTGGCTTTAGCGAGCCAAAACGTAAGAATTGAATCTCCAATTCCAGGTAAAGCAGCTGTTGGTATTGAAATACCAAATGATAAACCAGAAATTGTTCCTATGAAATCTGTTCTTAATGGAGCTCCTCCTTTAAAAATGGGAAATAAATTATTTATGGCAATTGGTAAAACTGTAACGGGTGAGAACTTGTTTGCGGAATTAGATAAAATGCCTCATTTGCTTGTTGCAGGATCAACAGGTAGTGGTAAATCAGTTATGATAAATGGAATTATTTCATCTATTTTAATGAGGGCAAAACCACATGAAGTAAAATTTTTGATGATAGACCCTAAAAAAGTTGAATTATCAGTTTATTCTTCAATTCCTCATTTATTAGCTCCAGTCATAAGTGATATGAATATTGCAAATAATGCATTAAAAAAAGTTATAAACGAAATGGAAAGAAGATACGCTTTATTTACAACTCATGGAGTTAAAAATATAGCAGACTTTAATAAGAGGCAAGAAAATTCTTCCACTAGACTTCCTTACTATGTAGTTATTATTGATGAACTTGCAGATTTAATGATGACTTCTAATAAGAAAGATGTTGAAGACTCAATTATGAGATTGACTCAATTGGCTCGTGCATCTGGAATCCATTTAATTGTTGCAACACAAAGACCATCAACAGATGTTATTACTGGTGTTATTAAATCAAATATTCCTGTAAGAATTGCATTTTCTGTAACTTCTGCAATTGACTCAAGAACAATTCTTGATGCAAGTGGTGCTGAAAAATTAATTGGTAAAGGAGATTTATTATATACTCCTCCAGGAAGTTCGAGTTTAATTAGAGCGCAAGGTGCTTATATTAGTGATGAAGAGATTGAAAATTTAGTAAGACATTGCTCAAGTCAACAACAACAAATATTTGAAGCAGAGTTTATGAAACAAGATGAAGATAATCGTTCTATTGAATCAGGTGCAAGTTCAGATCCTTTATTTGAAGAAATAAAAGAATTTATAATTAAAACAAAGGGAGCTTCAACAAGTTCAATTCAAAGAAGATTTAATGTAGGTTATAACAGGGCTGCTAGAATAATTGATGAATTTGAAATGCTAGGTTTCATTGGGCCACAAAACGGTTCAAAACCAAGAGAAGTTTATATTACAAATGAAGACATTGAATAA
- the rpsB gene encoding 30S ribosomal protein S2 yields MAKDLTREQLWDAGAQFGHQTKRWNPKMKPYIYGAKNKNHIIDLQQTIWRLEDVKKYVTTIGQKKEKIIFVGTKRSAKNAVKEAALRSGNFFVNSRWLGGTLTNMKTISLRIKALWDIENEEKTGKINLRPKKEQILIKKEKAKLEKTLGGIKQMHKLPAAMFVVDPKTDEIAVKEARKLRIPVIAICDTNVDPDMVDFVIPANDDIQESVNIITNFIVDVYADAAGIKMQPSNLKVVAQKKEDREYNGERRNYTPRNNDSHGEKPAYKKPAVKKEETK; encoded by the coding sequence ATGGCAAAAGATTTAACAAGAGAACAGTTATGAGATGCTGGAGCTCAATTTGGACACCAAACTAAACGTTGAAATCCAAAAATGAAACCATATATTTATGGTGCAAAAAACAAAAATCACATCATTGATTTACAACAAACTATCTGAAGATTAGAGGATGTTAAAAAATATGTTACTACAATTGGACAAAAAAAAGAAAAAATTATTTTTGTAGGAACAAAAAGAAGTGCTAAAAATGCAGTTAAAGAAGCTGCATTAAGAAGTGGAAACTTCTTTGTAAACTCAAGATGATTAGGTGGAACTTTAACAAATATGAAAACTATTTCATTAAGAATTAAAGCTCTATGAGATATTGAAAATGAAGAAAAAACTGGAAAAATTAATTTAAGACCTAAAAAAGAGCAAATTCTAATTAAAAAAGAAAAAGCTAAATTAGAAAAAACTTTAGGTGGAATTAAACAAATGCATAAATTACCTGCAGCAATGTTCGTAGTTGATCCAAAAACTGATGAAATCGCAGTTAAAGAAGCAAGAAAATTAAGAATTCCAGTTATCGCTATTTGTGATACAAATGTTGATCCAGATATGGTAGACTTTGTAATCCCTGCAAACGATGACATTCAAGAATCAGTAAATATTATCACTAACTTTATAGTTGATGTTTATGCTGATGCTGCTGGAATCAAAATGCAACCAAGTAATTTAAAAGTTGTTGCACAGAAAAAAGAAGACAGAGAATACAATGGTGAAAGAAGAAATTACACACCAAGAAACAATGATTCACACGGTGAAAAACCAGCATACAAAAAACCTGCAGTTAAAAAAGAAGAAACAAAATAG